The genomic region TGATTGTCAGCAATACATATTGCATTTCCATTCCATAATAAAGATTAAGGCTCTATTCCTAAGAGAATTCTAAACTGACTATTGACAGACTAGAGATATATCCGGAGTATTTTAGTCATCATGCCCTATTTACACCTTAGTAAAAAATGAACTAACTTATATAATGCTACACAAAAACATGCAATTTTACAATATCTTACGCTTTTAACCTCAGTTTATCCCCTCTTTTATTAAATGTTAGCAACATGTGGGTAGGCAGCAACTCAGGGAAAAACATCCATTGATTTCAAGAGACTAAGTTTCATGAAATATTTTGTTAAACTAATCTTTTCATTTACATCCTCCACCTATTTTACCGTTGTACATTTTTTCATCCTTACTGTATTTTACTGTCTGTTGTATATGCCTGATTATGACGAGTTATGTTTAAAATCTATAGCTTTATTGACGAGTTATGTTATGAAGAATTGTTAGTTTTAGAGAGAGATTCTAAAAATTCTTTTGCTATAAAGTTAGCTTCATATTTGTGTGCTTAATTTTCTACTAGTGCATGCCAATTATCTTTGGCTTACTCTAATTGTGAAGAAGTTTAGTTCAATTATATTCCATGTACgaaaggcatgaaaattgtttTAAGTAGAGTAATAATATTGTTAATGTTGCATGTAATAGAACTGCAAGAATATATCTTGTTGGTGCATCATGGTAATGTCAATAAACTATGAATAAGAGGCTGATTTCCTCTTTTCAGCAAGTTCTTCTCAAGTTGAAATTGCAGCCAAATTCTGCAAAAACTTACAAAGGATTTATGAAACAAATGTAACACCAAGATAACCCAGGAATCACTTGCTCAAGTTGAAAATTGTTAGCAGCCAGGTGAAACCTTTCCTTTGACTTTGGTTTTTCTAAAGCAAGTAGATTGCATTTCCTTGTTTGTGTGTTTATCTTAGCTATTAATATATATTAGTCTACATGTAAGGTTTGTACTGTGGGAATATGTTCTTTTCCAATTTCTCTTTTAATTTCATTATAATATCAACCATATGATAGACATACTTAATATGTAGTTAATGTTTCCCAAGTCCATGTAGCCAACAATCTCAATAATGACATGTATAACCAAACTGAGTCTATTTCTTAGAAAATAATATTATTCTTCATCACACATATGCAAATGGCTAGTACGACGCCAAGCTCTAAAGTATTAGGAATTGATTACATCAATGGCAAATTTTAGGAGAAGTTTATATCAACATACACACACAATAAATGCTTCCTTTAGAGGTTGAACATGGGTTGAAAATTCATAAAAAGTAACAGGCATGAAAGCAAAAGGAACCTAGGTGAACCATAGAAAAAGGTGAACCATAGAAAAAGGTGTAAAACTGTTGATATCTCTaacttttaaaatttgaatttccatGGAGAATATTTATCTAATTCCAACTCTCTTATATAAATTCAGTGAGGATTGATATATTGTAGGAACAATTTATTGTAACAGGTCTCTTCCTACACAAAAGAACATGCAACAATGGTGGTTGACGAAAGAGATCAATAGATGTGCAAGACAGGTGATTGAAAGCAGAGAGAGGGCTGTTCGGATAGGAAAGTCAACAGACTACGGTGCTGATTTACTTGGACTGATGATGAATGCCAACAAGGAACAAGGAGGAAAAGTGCACATGACAATAGATGAAATAATTGCTGAATGCATAACTTTCTATACAGCTGGACATGAAACTACAACAATCCTCTTGACGTGGACCATGATCTTGTTGGGAATGCACCAGGACTGGCAAGAACTCGCACGTAAGGAGGTCTTAGAAATGTGTGGGAAAAACGATTTTCCAAATGCAGACACTGTGAATGGCCTAAAGATTGTAAGAATAAATACCATTAACCCTACTCAGATTTCATTTGTTTCCCTGATGGTCTATGACATGTTTAGTTTCCATAATATTCTATTTACCCTATTTGAAATGCTGGGATAAATAGCAGAGGAGGATTTAGGGTTAGTCTGTGTTTCCCACAAATCTTCTGCATTCCTCAAAAACTATTAAgataaactttgatttgaagacTAATATATGGTGTACCCTTACTATTGCAGATGGGGATGATTCTCAATGAATCCTTGAGACTTTATCCACCAGTGATAGCACTGCTCCGACAAACAGATAAGCCAGTAAAGCTTGGCAAGATCTCAATTCCTGCAGGAACTGAACTTCACATTCCAATCCTCGCAATGCACCATGACCCATCTTTATGGGGAGACAACGTGGACGAATTCAACCCAGAGCGGTTCAGAGAAGGAATTTCAAAAGCTGCCAAGCATCCGATTGCATTCATGCCATTTTCATCAGGCCCTAAGATTTGCATTGGTCAAAACTTTGCGCTATTAGAGGCCAAAGTGGTATTGGCCATGATTCTGCAACGGTTTTCCTTTGTGATTTCACCTAATTACATCCACGCACCAGTACATTTGATCATGCTTAAACCCCAATATGGAGCTCAGGTCATTCTCCACatgatttaaattaaaaataatgaagaGATGTGAATAAATATTTGACATTATGAAATGTTAATGTTGTATGATTAGTTTTCAAAAAATTGGTCATCACACACAGGCCAATGGCAACCTTGTCAATTGGCCATTTTTACCATATAATACTAATTTCAATTTTTAATATTCAAATTGAAAGAGTTGGGAATTCATATTAAAGTTAAGTTTTTTTAATAAGTGGATTGTATTTTTCAATTGGTTGCAAAGAGGAGCATTTTTTAAAAACTCATGCACTCAGATGAAAAAGTGGATTGTATTTTTCTTAGTTGAAATTTAAGGGTGACAATACTATGATCAATGATGTAGTATTTTTGTTTAACTCATACACTCAAtagaaaaaataaattgtatttttctTAGTTGAAATCTAAGGGTGGCAATAGTATGATTAATGATGTAATCCAGTTTGGCATTTATGTATCAATGCTTAACAAAGTTATTAAAAGGTGTTTAAAAGTAACAGCAGTAAATTGGGTTCATGCATGTCTTAGCGTAGGTTGTGCATGCTATTATATGTCTTGCAtgtgttaatttttttattttttttaagtttggtTTTTTCTTATTGATAAGTTGGTATAAGTGTGTCACAACTTTGAACTTACTTTGATTGAGATTTATTTGTTTTcttattaattttataaaaaatgatgCTTGAAAATTTTGGGTGATTCATTGGGTTCTAATTCGGTTTCATCATAGATtaccaaatcaaaaaaaaattagttatgtCTAAATCTATGATAACTATATTACCCCATTGCCCTATCAATTCAATGGGGATAGGGACTTTGTGAGCTAAGAACCATGGGTGGTGGTTGTTGTTGGATCAATTGGGATTGAGGAGTGAAATGTGTGGTGGTGGGTAGTGGATTTAAATCCCTTGTCGAAAGTTCTTAATATTGAAGTGGGAAATTTTGTTTGGCATTAAATCTTTGATTATGAGGTCATCTCTTTCAAATCTATAGAATGTTATCATTATGAACAACTATTTTATGATTGTTCTCGACTTAAATTTCATATTATTCTTCTCAAAAATTACCACAATAGGACAAAAAGGGCAAACAAAAATTTACAAAGGTTTATTGTTGGTCCTTCTAATGTTGATGGTTTTACCATGGCTCATAGGAAAGGTAAAGCTCAACCTCTTCCTCCTAATGGGGCCAAAGCCAATATACCACTATATTTTAGACGACTAAGATGGAAATGAGGAAATGATGGTAGAAAATAAGGGAATGATGAAATAATCGAGAAAGCCATGGTAAATTGTAGGGTGCTAACTTTTTCAATGAGAAGCAAAATCATACATCACAATGTTTTTGGCTTTAGGGGATTTTATAGATGTACCTATTTTCATTACTAATATCCACCATATTCGTTTGGTGTCAAGTAAGTATATTGTTTCTACTTAGTTTTATCTTCTTATTTCTTGTAACTCTCAAAATCTTGAAGTTAAAGAGACCCTTCTGGCCTTTGATAAGCTTGAACATGTGCCTAAAACCCTTTTCATAGATTGTGATAAACAAACAAATCTTTCTTCTTTTCATCTAAAAGATAACTTGAACTCAAAatctttcaaagaaaataagatccATGAACCAAACTAAAAGGGAAGGAAATTAGGCTATTGATTCTTAGATAAACCAATTTCTAATTGGAATGACATCAAGGTTGATAGTAGAAATAACTAGGATTGCCCTATGTGAGACATGAGTATAACATCTCACTTGATTCTTGATTCAcactagttttttaatttttttaaacataAAGGAAAACATTACTTTTGAAACCCAACACATGCACAATCTATTGAACataattatcattgatgtcaaagtgtgtGGCGGAAGTTTTCATTGAGATGATTGATACAGTCTACCTTTGATGTATATGGATAGTCAATTGTGTTATTGTCATTGTCACGTCAAAGCATTTTGAGTTGTGATGGTCTTATGCAGTTCCATTGATTGATATGTCTATGAAATTGGTCAAAACATGTGTGTGTTATCATGATACATTTCTTCAAGTTGGTAGAAGTGGTCTAAAAGTTTGTTCCAAAGTATTTGACGTTGTTACCCAGGGAGTAAGCTTGTTTTGACAACTTGCATGAGGTTTGTATCTTCTAATGATTAATCATAATGACCTACACTTTGAATGGTGAGTATGCCTACACAAGTATTATAAGTATCTTGTGTTTTCAAATTCCTAGTTTTGCGaaatgttggtaaatagatttgtcattgTGATTGTTTCTCTAAAACTAACCATATTTTCCCAAAGAAATGACAATTGCACAAACAATTGGAGATATTGTAGAGAAATCACAATCTTCctttgtgtttgagaggggcagttccctcatatgatgggggtatttgtattttttatgtacttgtaacctgaaagtacataaaggagaaaacacaaaACCAAAACAAGATGAATAATAGAAACCCTAATGATAGACATATGAATACTAGATAGGTTTTCATGAATGATAACAATTATAAGGGGATTTAAACACAAAGTAAGTTTGATATGCAACAATGAAAGAAGGATATAACAAATCCTAGCATATGAGGAAACAAGTTATCTTACCACATTCAAACCAAGATACTActgggataatgtgcaaatatgtgtttggattgactgagtgatgtgttgtctttggtgtcaacatattcctttgtgtgttccagtgttgcagtcaaattaagtgagttggtttggttagtgtgttgcagatgagttgttgcggattaaagggttttaaaataagtatctctagttgattcaactcaaGTTCCAGTGCCTCTCATGGAGATTTGATCGAATTATGAGAtctgatattgtggttggtttttcagttgttcaatgttgatcaattttttggatttttctctacATTGCTccacattgcaatatcttggtttatgGATTTGACAGAGTGCTTCAGACattttggtgtgtcctcaatttagatggtttgtgatttggagatCCGCAAGTGAATCATTCAATTTGACAGTctttgcagttagtgttcttgaagtttggtataattatgatgaagattctagtaagtggtgttggtgcgattGTTTCTGTGGTAATTCATGAAGCTTGTGGATTTTTCTAGATCGCGTCATATTTGTGTTAATGGTCTGTGTTGATCATTGTGCTCATTGTTGATGATTTCCCTAGTGTGTTCGTGTTATACGACATTCTTGGCCAACCAGAAGATTGTAGCGTGTGTGGATGTTCAAGGAATAATTATTGGAgctgtttcatgtttgaggtgttgatttaggtccatactatgtcttagccaacattgttttggtttgcatataatattgtagtgtgtatggttatatctttgtaatttgtgatgtgtgttgagccgaccttgaaagataggaTGATGATATGTTTAAATAATAtaatactcatgtgagagaggTATTTGTGTGTGTAGATGATGCTTTGATATTTCAGAAGCAATGaagtagtgtgaagaagtgtgaagaagtgcgaaAGAGCAGAAATGTGTTATGTGCCtaaccagaactataaccaggcattaggagatgctattttctcagttcatgatctttcagatgtaatccaaatatgtttgtaaggcagtgagtcttccttaggttgtagccctttgttggttttgagcagtgagctctaggtagtgtgcctaaatgcatgtgcattacccattgtaatatacatctaacagggtatcatcatattgtgggtaggttcccatcatggtttttcccttgaccagattttccacgtcaaaaatcttggtgttatgggtgttattaatgtggtgttgatttatgcttccaCAGCTAATTTTCacatctgaaattgtgtttgagttaagaaaatattttgataaaacggattcacgcccccccccccttcttatttTTCTGCCTTGTTGCCAGCAGATACCAGGGTATGACTATGTTTCATCAATTACATATACCATTGAAGTGGAAACCAATAGATCATACAATTACATAAAGGGATTATCTTGATTTAAGGTACAAGAAATCAATAACAATAGCTTAGAAACATTCAAGACATACGAATCAAATGCCTTCTTTATTATCTTTTGAAAATGTACAAGTTCAATAGCCCTAAAGTACAAAGTGTGAACATAAAGTTCTCAAAatgtttctctacaaaattctctaGAGTGCCCCTTTGTAAGAGTCCCCCTTTACATTGCAaaatccttgtatttataggcttttaGAAAGCAACCACCTTGTAATCACTTAGCGTAACTACCTAGGGTAACCACTTAGGATAACCGCTTAGCATAACTACTTAGAATAATTACCTAAGTGATTACTTCAGATAACTACCATTTTAGAGGCAAGTTAGGATTCACCTGGCTTTTACAAAGTGAAGTCAAATTCTAACTTTAGTTAGAATATAAGTGATAtatcatataattcacttttaCAGAAAGGTAATTATAAACTTGTAACTTTTGAAAGGAGCAAGTCACCATTTTTATCGGGATAGTTTTCCATCTTCACCTACTTAATCTGTAATACCTTTGAAAATATTTTGACACTAAgaattgtttgtctttgtttgcttaATTTACATTTGTAAATGTACCACCATTTTTATCATTGACGTAAAGTAGTCATTCACCAACAACATTTCTTCAAGCACACAGTGTTCAACAAGTTAAACATCCTTTCCTTCCATGAAGGTGTAGTCTTCCAAAGCATTGTGTAAAAGTTTGTCTTATTTTGTAATGGCAATATTGACTTAAAACTTTGTATATGTCAAATATTGGGGTTGGCTTGAACAACACACACTAAgcctttgactgcttaggtggttGTGGGCCCATCCCCAATCTTAAAAAGAGTATCTTGAACCAAAATTATCGGCATCAACATAGTGAACACATTAATCTAGGTTGTCATAGTGTTTTGTTTCAAAAGTCTTCTTCAAGATACGATTATGTTTCACTTAACTTTTACATCTTCACCAATATAATTTGTTTTCACAATAGTCAAAATAAACTAAAGACTTTGTtagatttgttttaatttttaacatctttcaatttgttatttatttttatatctttttaattatttatgttggtTATTTTTATTTATGATCATATGTATAATTTATCATGATAATAATATTTGGATTTCATGTAAATAAATGACAGTGATGACATAGATCTAATTATTTATATCGATATTATAAGATAAACATAAAACATTACATTCAACATAATAGATATGAAAAAATTGAACATATTTATATAATAGAAATATTTTCAATAATTGTATTTCTAATCTACATTTATTTTTAATATGCTCAAAATACATCAACCTAAAAACAAATATTCTATATAATTGTTGACTATAATGGTGTACACAACCTTACCATAACTATCACTAATACATAATTTATATAAGACAAACATGTATAAAAAATCACATTCAGTAGAATAgatatgaaaaaatattaaaaatttaaatagaaatatattcaATAATTGTGTTTCTAATCTGTATTTATCTTTGATATGCTTAATCAATACTTGCATAAAAGAAAACTCGTTAGAAAATAAGATAGAGAACTTAAAATACATCAACCTAAAAACACAATCTTTGATATGCTTAGTCAATAGTCGCATAAAAAGAAACTCATTAGAAAACTAGATAGAAAACTTAAAATGCGTCCACCTAAAACAACATATTATATAAGAGAAACATGATATGCCTATAATTATTGACTACAATGATCTACTCAACCTTACCATAACTATTgctaatacataatatatataagACAAACATGAAAAATCACATTCAATACAATAGATATGAAAAATTATGCAAAAAATTGAACATACtaataaaaaagaaatattttaaataattgtgTTTCTAATATACATTTATCTTTGATATGCTTAGTCAATAAttgcataaaaatatattcattagAGTATTAGACAAGGAGCTTGAAATACATAAACCTAAAAACACATAATCTATAAGAAAAACATGATATGCCTATAATTATTGGCTACAATTATCTAAAAACCTTACCATAACTATTACTAATATACAAGACTAAGATAGGAATAATTACATTACAACTAATATAGTCATTTATTTGTCAAACATTTGGTTTAATGATTATGCATTCATGTTTGACACATGCCAACATGTAATCTCAAAATAATGTGTAACACAGTTGTATTGTGATATgaaaaaaaaggtaaaataaaaaTAACTTTTTTTATGATTGTTAGATGATTTTGAAGTTATGTAATATTGTTAATTAAAGTTAAATGTTTAGAGGAGAAATAAATGTAACAAATATGAATAGGAACAATGTGCTATATGTAAGATATAATGTTCTTAGTGAGAAAAATCATTATTTTAAAGGTCTTATGTAAAATCTAACTCTTAATACTCATTAAATGGTTGATAAAATGTGATATATTTTGGTTCTAAGGAATAATAATTTGAGTTTCTAGAAAATTCTCATACATGGAATTAAAAAGTGATGGTCCAGAATTAAAAGTAATCAAAAAATTGTTACACAATCAAACCCATAAACATCATAACaaaattatggattgtggaaacctaaTATCATTGAATAAGAGTTATATTAACTAAGACTTGGTTTAAACTTAAGGACATTCAAATAGATGAAATTTGAGTTCCAATTATCGGCCAAAGGAGGTGAGTCAAGGGATAACTATCATTCATGTTTACTATTATTTCAGAGGTAGGTTGTGCTGGTACTATAGAGTTAATAAAATCCTAAATAGAAGAACTTTAGATGAAAAATGGATTGAAAAACTgtcttttcataattttttatcatGTGGAGTTGTAGGGTGAGTAAATCATTGATTTGGCTACGAAGATTTAAATGGTTCATAGACTTTCTCAATTGATAAAACGGTACATGAAATCAAACTATGTGATTAtcatgaaaataatatttttaagtctTGATATTCTATGTTTGAAGATGAGGACAATAGACCATAGAATAGAGGTAGCTTGATTTCCTTCTCTAGAATAATGGTTGAATGAATATGAGGCAAAGGCATCCTTATGTTGTCCATGAGATTAAAAAAAGTATATTATTTGATAAGGAAATATGTCTTACATGTTTGGGCACCAATGACCTACTTgtagagaaaataaaagaaaaacattaacattgattggttttttttttttaattagaaactATGCTTTTAGATCTACGAAAGACTTTTTTTCGTTTCTAGAAAATTCATTAATGTGAATAGAAGTGGAGGTACTactacatttttaaaataattttaacaaTTTAAAAATTCGACACCAAACACTACTACGCATTTTTGTTAATGAGTAACTTTTTCAAAAACCTTTGGGTGGATCTATCTTAGATATAAACATTTTAGTTGAATCTAATTTTTGAATAGAAATATTTTACATAAATATATTTTAGAAAAAATGAATCTAACTAAATTGCATCATTGACAATGTCTTTAGTTGTACTTAGAATGTGCCTTGATAGTTTGTATTTCCTAAATTCCTAGGTGAATAACATTTTAGTGTGATTTTTTTGAGTTGGACCTAGTTAAGTCACATAAATGATGTGATAGAATGATgaataattttgtatatttttttaaaaaccaatCATGAAGTGTGATAGAACTTTTGGATTTCACctaatcataattttttttgttagtttCTT from Cryptomeria japonica chromosome 3, Sugi_1.0, whole genome shotgun sequence harbors:
- the LOC131038734 gene encoding cytochrome P450 CYP72A616, coding for MGFLFWAVTVVSAGLAILLLEVAKAIWLKPLHFKKFFEAQGIQGPSYKFIYGNAPDIVKMARQESSNTKSLLGHNIVSRVLPAFHQWSKTYGQVYVYWFGNKPRLYVPDPPLVREILSNKFGNHKRVSNSPNGLPPLKHRGLVELEGEKWVQHKKIINPSFHMDVLKGMIPQIVECGTNMIEEWRKLVSSGANEINVLKEFSCLTSDIISHTAFGSSYAEGKYMFHLLSQRLLLIFEKSRSFNIPGSRSLPTQKNMQQWWLTKEINRCARQVIESRERAVRIGKSTDYGADLLGLMMNANKEQGGKVHMTIDEIIAECITFYTAGHETTTILLTWTMILLGMHQDWQELARKEVLEMCGKNDFPNADTVNGLKIMGMILNESLRLYPPVIALLRQTDKPVKLGKISIPAGTELHIPILAMHHDPSLWGDNVDEFNPERFREGISKAAKHPIAFMPFSSGPKICIGQNFALLEAKVVLAMILQRFSFVISPNYIHAPVHLIMLKPQYGAQVILHMI